The genomic stretch ATCATCATCAACCATGCCAGTGCCATCTTCTCCACCAGGTACATGTTTTTTAATGCTCATGTGCCGTCCTCCCCTCTGATAAAATGAGCCGCTGTTGGCTCAGCGTGCAGATCCTAAAAACATCAATGGTACTACGGATGCCTTTCTATACGCTACCGGTGTCACATAGAATGACCATCCTTCCTAACTTTTGTTGAGTTCGATTCTCTGCCTAAGTGCACGTACACTCCAAATCAGAGAGCGCTCTTATCTACATTTTATCTCTTCATCACCAATTACACTGAAGCGCATCCTCTACGGGCATAGGCGCGGCGTAGCGTGCCAATCTTGCTATGTATATGTTTCAAACAGAAGTGGTCCCcagatttttagaaaatgtcTGAGCCATTCTTCTTTATTTctacaaaaaaaattacaaattagCTTCCCCAAATAAGAAAGGAAGCATGAGCAACAAGAGAGCTAGCACAACACTGATTCTAAAATTGCAAAATTCCTCACTATCCGATGCACTGTTTCTCTCGATTGGGAAACAAAACCATCTGGAATTTGTGAGAAGCAGGTTGCTATAGCGCTAGTAGCTCCACAGTGCGATGTCAACGGTGCCATGCTCGACGTCCTCCCACCACGCTcccgctccggcggcggccggcgcgtccACGAGCAGCCCCTGCGCCAAGCTCTCGTAGTACGATCCGGAATCAACCATGCCGCCGAATCTGAACATGTCGTCGAGCTCGAACGTGACGTCCAGCGACGGCGTTGCGCCAGAAGAGCCACtgccctcctcgtcctcgtctgCCGTCGTCTCCGCCGCtggcgatgccgccgccgatgccgactCCTCCGAGCGCCGCCGGAACGCCCCGATGGCCTCGGCGACCGCGTCCCTGACCTCGCGCGCGCTGGCCAGCGCCGCGGGCATCAGCGGCGGGAGCAGCCACGCGGAGTCGGCGAAGTTGAggcaggcggcgcggccggagagagcgatggcggcggcgtcgtgcgcgcgcgccgccagcTCGGGCGTGGcgaaggtgccgagccagagcctcgagccgcgccgccccgggaCGCGCAGCTCGCACACCcaccgccccgcccccgcctggCCGCGGCGCCGCACGCCGCGGAACACCGGGTGCCGCGTCTCCCGGAACTtggtccgccccgccggcttctTGGGCGGCGCCGACCACACCGTCCGGTACTCCTCTTGCTCcgcggacgacggcggcggcgagggcgtgtCCATTGCAGACTCGCTGAAGATCCTGTAGGCGTGGTGGCTGTGGCTTCGGTCGTGCTGGGATCGATGGAGCTCGGACTTGGatggagggaggggaaggaggcagGAAAGTATATATAGGTAACTGGTCAACTCGGTGCCCGTTGGTGACTGGTCGTCAGTGCCGCGGGGAGTGAGAAGCGATTAGCTGGAAATGGAAATGGACAGCGTGGCGGTCCAAGTCAGCCACTGCGGCGGTGCGGTGGTGGGGTGGGGTCCGACGTCAGTGACTGCCTACTTGCCTTGGCCTCGGGGTGTCACTCCGTCACTGGACACTGTCAGCTCCATGGCGTGTGGTCTGGTCTCCGTTTACTTTTCAAAGCTGATCTCCTGGCCTGGCCTGGTTGCCTtgcccgcgcggccgcgccccgcGGTGGCTCGTGCTTGGGCGGTGAGGCCCGTTGACAATGTTCCGGTTCAATCTCTTTGCTGAGGTACGACCATGTTTTGGGTTCCTCGGTTGACTAGAGAAGATCTTGAAGGTCTAAGCCTGCGTTGGCCATCCAGATGTCAACGCACAAAGCTGGTATTCCAGATTGGCATAAGAATACGTCTGCGATGCCACAGCAGTGTCTTTCCTTGGCCATCCATAGACGGATAGACCACAGTCAGCAACTCAGCATGAAGCAATGTTAGGACAGCAAAAGATAAAACATAATTGTAAACTTTGGTCTTGGAGCATGAGACCCGAGGATTGGTCGATTTTGTTTAGTTCTCCTGACTCCTGCTCGCGGCAGTTACCCGCGTGTAAGACCTGCTAGCCGTATGCCTGTATCTGTATGCAGCGAACAGGCAGTCGAAGCAAAATTTGCCACCTGATACTCCCGGAGACTCTCTTCAATTAAAAGACTATAAAATAAAAATTCTGCCCTCAGTTGTTGTACTCACAGTGGAGCCTGAAACGGCCATCTAGAAATACTGAGGCGACCTCCACATCACAGCTTGCGTCTCTTGCCTTCTTGGGTCTTGGCTCTAGGGATTCAGGAAAGGCTGAAAGAGGCGATGAGACAAGAGACCTCACCGCGTTGTGGGAAAAGAGCGCGGCTGCTGCTTCCCTTCCTCCCAGTGAAGCGACAGCTCGCGTAACTCACTGAAGGATTTTGACTGCAAGAAGGAAAGAAGATTCAACGAGCGGCTTCAGCCAGCAGAGCAGGTTGAATGACCGGACTGGGTCCGAAGTGGAATGGCCACATCTTCTGGATCAGCCACTGGGACCGGATCATCAGCACGTGGAAGTTGCCTCCACTATTTGCTCGTGTCTTGTACTATGGGaccatcacaaattcacaaagtTACAGTCGCAAAATTCGCAAATGAACGGATGCCCTTTCTTGCAAGGACTCTTCGAGGCATGTGTTGCTTTCctgttctctctctcttttttaaaTCTGTTTATGGCTAAAAACTGCATGGAAGAACCTCGAGGTGTCGATGCACAAAAGACAAGAACAGAGAACGAAAAGTTTGACACGAAAATTTTGAACCGTTGAAGTTAATTAGCAAGGAATCAATTTGAATTTTGTTACAGAGTCATAACAGGGTACAGTACAATCAGTTGGGGATCGTCAAAGCTTATTGTTAAGTTGCTAGTAGCTCCAGAGCGCGACGTCCgctccgccgtcgccgaagTCGCCATGTTCccaggcggccgccggcggcggcggctccatgAGCAGCCCCTCCGCGAGGCTGGCATAGTACGTGTCCAAGTCCATGTCGCCGAACCAGTCGGGCTCGAACGCTTCGACGTCCAGTGCCGCCGGCTCGTCAGCCTTCACAGGTACTTGCTCAAgcgacgtcgccgccgagccGGAAACAATGTccggcaatggcggcggagCCGACACGCGGGATGTCacctcgtcgacggcggcgccgctggcggcggcctCGAATCGGCGCTGGAAGTCCGCGACGGCCtcgagggcggcgcggcgggcgtcgtCCAGGCCCGAGagcgcggacggcggcgaca from Setaria italica strain Yugu1 chromosome II, Setaria_italica_v2.0, whole genome shotgun sequence encodes the following:
- the LOC101780610 gene encoding dehydration-responsive element-binding protein 1B, which codes for MDTPSPPPSSAEQEEYRTVWSAPPKKPAGRTKFRETRHPVFRGVRRRGQAGAGRWVCELRVPGRRGSRLWLGTFATPELAARAHDAAAIALSGRAACLNFADSAWLLPPLMPAALASAREVRDAVAEAIGAFRRRSEESASAAASPAAETTADEDEEGSGSSGATPSLDVTFELDDMFRFGGMVDSGSYYESLAQGLLVDAPAAAGAGAWWEDVEHGTVDIALWSY
- the LOC101781012 gene encoding dehydration-responsive element-binding protein 1H — protein: MDMGRLELSPSSSSTSASSSSSDHNSKAVWSPSSSSSPQPAKKRPAGRTKFRETRHPVFRGVRRRGAAGRWVCEVRVPGNRGARLWLGTYVAAESAARAHDAAMLALGRGRSGPGCLNFPDSAWLLAVSPPSALSGLDDARRAALEAVADFQRRFEAAASGAAVDEVTSRVSAPPPLPDIVSGSAATSLEQVPVKADEPAALDVEAFEPDWFGDMDLDTYYASLAEGLLMEPPPPAAAWEHGDFGDGGADVALWSY